The DNA window TTGACGACCTTGGCCACGGTTTTGGCCTTGGGTTTGGAAGCAGCCTTTTTCATTGCAGCCATTTAGGTCTCCTGTGGATGGCGGTGCGAAACACGCCGCGAAATCTAGCACACGGTGGGCAAAAGTGTGAGGGTTTTCCGCGAAAAAGCCGTGGTTTTTGTGCTTTTTGTTCAGCGTAACGGCCAAGGCAACGGCAGCAGGATGTTGATGACTTGCAGCAGGATGAGCACCACGAGCGGCGAGAGGTCCAGTCCGCCGATGGTTGGAATCAGTCTGCGTGCCGGGCGCAGCAACGGCGCATTCAGGCTCCACAGCAGGCTCGCCACCGGATGGCGCGGTCCGGTGCTCACCCAGCTCAATATTGCCTCCACCAGGATGGTGAGAAAGTAGAGGTTCACCAGCACGAAAACCAGTTTGAGGAAAATCCACCAGATGATCCACGGCGCGGCCAGCGCAATGCCCACGAGCGCGATAACCAGTATCACGTTGATGATCTGCACGATGATGGCAAGCACCACGGCCGCGAAATCCAGTCCGCGCCAGCCCGGGACCACGCGCCGCAATGGCAGCAACAGGGGATTGGTGAGTTTGACGATGGCCTGACAGATGGGGTTGTAGAAATCCGCGCGCACCCACTGCAGCAGGAAGCGCAGCAGCACCGCGGCGGTGTACAACCCCAGCACCACGTTGATGACAAAGACCAGGGCTTCGGTCCCACGGCCGATCATGGTGCGTCTCCACCAAATTCACATGATAACTCCACGCCGCGATCGCGTGCCGCGGTGAGCGCCTGGAGGAAAAGCTCGTGCATACCCGCTTTTTCCAATACGTTGAGCGCGGCGAAAGTAGTGCCCCCGGGTGAGGCGACCTGCCTGCGCAGGTCAGCTGGTGCTGCTCCAGATTCGCGCGTCCTGCGTGTCGCACCATAAGCGGTTTGTAGTACCAGCGCACGCGCCAACTCCGGCGCAAGGCCGAGTTTACGACCGGCGGTTTCCATCGCCTCCATGACCAAAAAGAAATACGCCGGCCCACAGCCGGACACGGCCGTAACCGCATTCATGTGATTCTCGTCGTCCACCCACAGTGCCAGGCCTACGCTCTTCAGCATGCATTCCACGCAAGCGCGTTGTTCCACCGTGACGAACCGATTGGCATACAACGCTGCGGCACCCTCGCCGATAAGCGCCGGAGTGTTCGGCATGACGCGCACGATGGCGGCGTCATACCCGAGCCAGCGGCGGATGTCCGGTTCGCGGATGCCCGCGGCAACCGAGACAATCAATGGCCGCGTGCGCGCCAGCGCCGCGGCCAGCGCTTGGGTCGCTGCACGCATCTCTGGCTGCCTGATTGCAAATACCACGACGCTAGCATCCGCGATCGCATGCAGATTGTCCGTAGTTGTCATGACACCGAACTGCTGTTGCAGGGTTTCGCGCTGCCGGGCATCGGGATCAGCGGCGCAGATATCCGCTCCGACGAAGTCGCGTCGCAACAGGCCGCCAATAAGACTGCGCGTCATGCTGCCGGCACCGATAAACGAGATGCGAGGGTTGAAGTTCACGCGGTGCTCCCGTCGGACAAGAGCCGCATAGGATAGCGGCGGGCGGTTATTTCAGGAACGTTTTGCCGCACGCGCGCCAAAAATCGCCGTACCCAGGCGCACCAGCGTGGCGCCTTCCATGATCGCCGCCTCGAAATCCGCAGTCATGCCCATGGACAGGGTATCGAGCATGTAGCCGCGGACATTCAGCATTTCCAGCAGTTCGCGCAGCCGGCGGAACGGCGTGCGCTGTTTTTCCCGATCGGTTTCCGGCGCAGGAAGGGTCATCAGGCCGCGAAGGTGCAGGCGCGGCAGGCCGGCGACATATTCAGCAAGTGCCGCCAGTTGTCCCGGTGAGATGCCGGACTTGCTGGCTTCGCCGCCGAGGTTGACCTCGATGCAGACGTTGAGCGGTGGGAATGCGGTAGGGCGCTGATCGTTTAGGCGCTGGGCGATTTTTCGCCGGTCTACGGTGTGCACCCAGTCGAAATTTTCCGCCACCAGCCGGGTCTTGTTGGCCTGCGGCGTACCGATGAAATGCCAAATTACTCCGCTGAGCGGTCCCGGATCTCGCCGTTTCGCCAGCGCTTCCTGCACGTAGCTTTCGCCGAAATCTTTCTGGCCGGCCGCCCGTGCGGCGATGAGGGCCTCGACCGGCTGCGCTTTGCTGACGGCCAGCAGGCGCACCGCGCCCGGGTCGCGCCCGGCGCGGTTCGCAGCAGCCAACATGCGCGCGTGCACCCGGGCCAAGTTTTGAGCAATGATTTCCGGGGTTGCAGGCGTCATGCGGGTATGGGTATTGTTGCGCTCGGGCGGGTTACGGCGACCGGGGCCGTCAGGCGTTTAGCTATACTACATTTACCGTGCAGTGACGGCCGTCCGCCGGCCCAGCGCCGGGTACGCTGATACCTCCAGGGGAGTGCTATGGCTTTTGATATTTCCCAGTTGCTGACTTTCAGCGCAAAGAACCGGGCTTCGGACCTGCACATCTCGGCGGGGGTGCCGCCCATGATCCGCGTGGACGGCGACATGCGACGCATCAACATGCCGGCGCTGGAGCACAAGGATGTGTACGACATGATCTATGACATCATGAACGACAAGCAGCGCAAGGACTTTGAAGAGTTTCTGGAGTGCGATTTCTCGTTCGAGATTCCCAACCTTGCGCGCTTTCGCGTCAATGCCTTCAACCAGCAGCACGGCGCGGCGGCCGTATTCCGCACCATTCCATCCAAGATCCTGACCCTCGAGGATCTCAACTGTCCCAAGATTTTCGTGGAAATCGCCCAGCAACCGCGCGGTCTGGTGCTGGTTACCGGGCCGACGGGCTCGGGCAAATCCACGACGCTCGCGGCCATGGTCAATTTCATCAATGAAACCGAATTCGGCCACATTCTGACGATTGAGGATCCCATCGAGTTCGTCCACGAGAGCAAGAAGTGCCTGGTCAACCAGCGCGAAGTGCATCGCGACACGCTGGGATTCAACGAAGCCCTGCGCTCGGCGCTGCGCGAAGACCCGGACACCATCCTGGTGGGCGAGATGCGCGATCTCGAGACCATCCGTCTGGCGCTCACCGGCGCGGAAACCGGGCACCTGGTATTCGGTACCTTGCACACCAGTTCCGCGGCCAAAACCATTGACCGCGTGGTGGACGTGTTCCCGGCGGCCGAAAAAGACATGGTGCGTGCCATGCTTTCGGAATCCCTGCGCGCGGTGATTTCGCAGTCGCTGTGCAAGAAGGTCGGCGGTGGGCGCATGGCGGTGCACGAAATCATGATCGGCACGCCTGCGATCCGCAACCTGATCCGCGAGAACAAGATCGCCCAGATGTATTCCGCCATTCAGACCGGACAGGCCAGCGGCATGGTCACACTGGATCAGAATCTTTCGGAAGTGGTGCGCAAGGGCATGATTACCAAGGACGAGGCGCGAGTGTACGCGGTCAACAAAGATGCGTTTGTCTGAGTAGGGTTCTCCGGAGCGAGCCATGGAAAAAGATCAAGCCATCAAATTCATGCAGGATCTGTTGCGCGCTATGGTGGGGCGCAAGGGCTCGGATCTGTTCATCACCACGGGGTTCCCGCCGGCCATCAAGGTGGATGGCCAGGTGAGCGCCGTGACCGAGAAAGCGCTCACGGCGGAACAAGCCGGCATGCTGGTGCGCGCGATCATGAACGACCGCCAGTCCAAGGAATTCGATGCCACCAAGGAATGCCAGTTTGCCATCAGTCCGCCGGGCATCGGGCGCTTCCGTGTGAGCGCCTTCGTGCAGCAGGGGCGCACGGGTGCGGTGTTGCGTACCCTGAATACCGAGATTCCGGATTTCGACAAACTCGGCCTGCCGCCGGTGTTGAAAGACGTCGTCATGGCGAAGCGCGGCATCGTGATCTTCGTGGGGGCGACCGGCTCGGGCAAGTCCACCTCGATTGCCTCCATGATCGGACACCGCAACAAGAATTCCAAGGATCACATCATCACCATCGAGGATCCCATCGAGTTCGTGCATCCGCACATCAACTGCGTGGTCACGCAACGCGAGATCGGCGTGGACACGGAGTCCTGGGACATCGCGCTCAAGAACACCCTGCGCCAGGCGCCGGACGTGATTTTCATCGGCGAAATCCGCGATCGTGACGCCATGGATTACGCCGTGGCCTTCGCCGAAACCGGCCACTTGGTGCTGTCTACGCTGCATGCCAACAGCACGAACCAGGCGCTCGACCGCATCATCAACTTTTTTCCGCCGGAGCGCCGCCAGCAACTGCTCATGGACTTGTCGCTCAACATCCGCGCGTTGATCTCGCAGCGCCTGATCCGCCGTCAGGGCGGCAAGGGCCGGATTCCGGCTGCGGAAGTCCTGATCAACACTCCGTATATCGCGGACCTGATCTTCAAGGGCGATGTGTCCGGGATCAAGGAGATCATGGCCAAGTCAGGCCAGCTCGGCATGCAGACGTTCGACCAGTCGCTGTTCCAGCTCTTCGAGCAAGGCCTGATCAGCTACGAGGACGCCATCCGCAACGCCGATTCCCAGAACGAGCTGCGCCTGCGCGTCAAGCTTGAAAGCAAGCGCGAGAAACGCTCGCTGGAGGAAGGCATCGAGGATTTGAGCATCATCGATCCCGGCCGCGGCCAGAAATTCTAAGGCACGGCCCTGGGCTGGCCACAAACAGCGGATACCTCATGGACCTCAGTCCCTATCTCAAGCTCATGGTCGAGAAGAAGGCCTCGGAT is part of the Gammaproteobacteria bacterium genome and encodes:
- a CDS encoding YggT family protein, which produces MIGRGTEALVFVINVVLGLYTAAVLLRFLLQWVRADFYNPICQAIVKLTNPLLLPLRRVVPGWRGLDFAAVVLAIIVQIINVILVIALVGIALAAPWIIWWIFLKLVFVLVNLYFLTILVEAILSWVSTGPRHPVASLLWSLNAPLLRPARRLIPTIGGLDLSPLVVLILLQVINILLPLPWPLR
- the proC gene encoding pyrroline-5-carboxylate reductase, whose product is MNFNPRISFIGAGSMTRSLIGGLLRRDFVGADICAADPDARQRETLQQQFGVMTTTDNLHAIADASVVVFAIRQPEMRAATQALAAALARTRPLIVSVAAGIREPDIRRWLGYDAAIVRVMPNTPALIGEGAAALYANRFVTVEQRACVECMLKSVGLALWVDDENHMNAVTAVSGCGPAYFFLVMEAMETAGRKLGLAPELARALVLQTAYGATRRTRESGAAPADLRRQVASPGGTTFAALNVLEKAGMHELFLQALTAARDRGVELSCEFGGDAP
- a CDS encoding YggS family pyridoxal phosphate-dependent enzyme, giving the protein MTPATPEIIAQNLARVHARMLAAANRAGRDPGAVRLLAVSKAQPVEALIAARAAGQKDFGESYVQEALAKRRDPGPLSGVIWHFIGTPQANKTRLVAENFDWVHTVDRRKIAQRLNDQRPTAFPPLNVCIEVNLGGEASKSGISPGQLAALAEYVAGLPRLHLRGLMTLPAPETDREKQRTPFRRLRELLEMLNVRGYMLDTLSMGMTADFEAAIMEGATLVRLGTAIFGARAAKRS
- a CDS encoding type IV pilus twitching motility protein PilT, whose translation is MAFDISQLLTFSAKNRASDLHISAGVPPMIRVDGDMRRINMPALEHKDVYDMIYDIMNDKQRKDFEEFLECDFSFEIPNLARFRVNAFNQQHGAAAVFRTIPSKILTLEDLNCPKIFVEIAQQPRGLVLVTGPTGSGKSTTLAAMVNFINETEFGHILTIEDPIEFVHESKKCLVNQREVHRDTLGFNEALRSALREDPDTILVGEMRDLETIRLALTGAETGHLVFGTLHTSSAAKTIDRVVDVFPAAEKDMVRAMLSESLRAVISQSLCKKVGGGRMAVHEIMIGTPAIRNLIRENKIAQMYSAIQTGQASGMVTLDQNLSEVVRKGMITKDEARVYAVNKDAFV
- a CDS encoding PilT/PilU family type 4a pilus ATPase; translation: MEKDQAIKFMQDLLRAMVGRKGSDLFITTGFPPAIKVDGQVSAVTEKALTAEQAGMLVRAIMNDRQSKEFDATKECQFAISPPGIGRFRVSAFVQQGRTGAVLRTLNTEIPDFDKLGLPPVLKDVVMAKRGIVIFVGATGSGKSTSIASMIGHRNKNSKDHIITIEDPIEFVHPHINCVVTQREIGVDTESWDIALKNTLRQAPDVIFIGEIRDRDAMDYAVAFAETGHLVLSTLHANSTNQALDRIINFFPPERRQQLLMDLSLNIRALISQRLIRRQGGKGRIPAAEVLINTPYIADLIFKGDVSGIKEIMAKSGQLGMQTFDQSLFQLFEQGLISYEDAIRNADSQNELRLRVKLESKREKRSLEEGIEDLSIIDPGRGQKF